One window of the Rhipicephalus sanguineus isolate Rsan-2018 chromosome 2, BIME_Rsan_1.4, whole genome shotgun sequence genome contains the following:
- the LOC125757120 gene encoding uncharacterized protein LOC125757120, producing the protein MRKFSAVAFGTSAAVLALYVGVVIGMTAWHDNHQDTGIIVDEPNSNEGVDAGSQGSQGGRASLPPKSPGDSFANEEDRKSVAATVTLHTPKRKKLASTRGGDDYVPRATVGADDVASFESSEGRGKRHKTKPKRTPKLLTDDLYVEPTGTATYVRKMYIPRRRSSTSSGTTVGFNSETSSDDEPRLTSKRRPSTHQRDTDDVTANDVPSTVSETADFSPETDSKKTKTRRLFVAAPTSDVTTDAEPTSPAQARREGPPELTGNDSNASTIAGNKMTTGLKAARKVGKVGTTVTPSIRTKHDTTRKGTTELTAKARSIRSGQQTPRTPAVTGATVPGRKIIGAGQRQNSTHAVTGLTVQGRKILTASNSRDPTPAVTGRTMQGRKILGADKRNNWTVAAPTMKGRKILGASRNNSRQDTNARTVKAYSINRNGAFSKAL; encoded by the exons ATGAGGAAGTTCTCTGCAGTGGCGTTTGGAACTTCGGCGGCCGTTCTCGCGTTATACGTGGGAGTGGTAATTGGAATGACGGCAT GGCACGACAACCACCAAGATACCGGTATCATCGTAGACGAACCGAACTCGAACGAGGGTGTCGACGCCGGATCGCAGGGAAGTCAGGGGGGCCGAGCGTCACTCCCGCCCAAATCGCCAGGCGACTCGTTCGCGAACGAAGAAGATCGCAAGAGCGTCGCGGCAACAGTGACCCTGCACACGCCCAAGCGCAAGAAACTGGCCTCCACGCGCGGAGGCGATGACTACGTGCCTCGTGCAACGGTGGGAGCCGACGACGTCGCGAGTTTCGAAAGCAGCGAAGGACGTGGAAAGCGCCACAAGACGAAACCGAAGCGCACACCGAAGTTGCTTACCGATGATTTGTACGTCGAGCCCACTGGGACAGCGACGTACGTGCGAAAGATGTACATCCCCAGGAGGAGGTCCAGCACCTCATCTGGCACGACCGTCGGCTTTAACTCGGAAACGAGCTCGGACGACGAACCGCGACTTACGTCGAAACGCCGTCCGTCCACGCATCAACGTGATACGGATGACGTCACCGCGAATGACGTTCCGTCGACAGTGTCGGAAACGGCAGACTTCTCGCCGGAGACTGATTCAAAGAAAACGAAGACGCGTCGGCTCTTCGTTGCGGCACCCACTTCCGATGTCACTACGGACGCCGAGCCGACGTCGCCTGCGCAAGCGAGACGCGAAGGCCCACCCGAACTTACTGGCAACGACTCCAACGCCTCCACCATCGCGGGGAACAAGATGACCACGGGCTTGAAAGCGGCCAGAAAGGTCGGCAAGGTTGGGACAACAGTAACGCCTTCTATCCGTACTAAGCACGACACAACGCGAAAGGGCACCACTGAGTTGACCGCAAAGGCACGGTCTATACGATCCGGACAGCAGACCCCACGGACTCCAGCGGTCACTGGTGCTACCGTACCGGGACGCAAAATAATCGGCGCCGGCCAAAGGCAAAACTCGACTCATGCTGTCACAGGTCTTACCGTACAGGGACGCAAAATACTCACTGCCAGTAATAGTCGAGATCCGACGCCGGCAGTTACAGGTCGTACCATGCAGGGACGCAAGATACTCGGTGCCGACAAGAGGAACAACTGGACTGTCGCAGCTCCCACCATGAAGGGACGCAAAATTCTCGGCGCCAGCAGGAACAACTCTAGGCAGGATACAAACGCCAGAACAGTTAAAGCTTACAGCATTAATCGAAATGGAGCGTTCTCCAAAGCATTGTGA